atttatttatttaatttatttttttaaggtgaatgcaataagcttccgtaCCCGACTACATGAGTACTCGCCTAATTATACTAAAATGTCTACAAAATGTCTCAAGATTTGCCTCATATTACTTATTGACCCACGAATATAAGAAAGTTGCTGTGGAACATAAAGTGTTGCACCCGAGAACAGTAACATAACAGCTTGTGTGGACATGTCCACATcccataaaatgtgaaataagGAAGTAATCTTTACGACCCTGTGCTGTCAGCTCTTTCTAGTgagtttttaagagaaaaatactaaatatagcCAGATATTGACTAAACAAATGCCAGATGACATAAAAAATAGGATAGTGAACAGTTGTAAGAAGATATATACATGAGATTAGTTTTATTCCAATTAAAATGTACACTTACACAGACTATAATTTCTTTTAACTTCTGTACAAACTATGTAATGGTGTTGCAATGCAAAACTTGAATAAATCTGGATCAACAGTAAACGATATGGTTTGGGTGGCAGTTTACTGATAGCAATCCACGTACATTATTAACATGGGATCTTTATATACACTGCACGCACATACCTCCAACAAACCTGTATCGCCAGCCTTTCTCATGATATTGCAAGAATGGTCATACCATGAGATTAATCCTCTGATAATATCAAACCACGAGATTATGATATCATCACGgtaaatggaaatattttaacAAACCATGGAGGTCTCAGAGCAACAGCCTATCAAAAGGTGAAGCCGCCACAATCAAAAGCATTAAAGTCAGTGTCAGCCATTTCAAAGTCAAAGTTGTTGAAATGAGGAGAGGTGATGTTGGGGCTGTCCGTGTGGTACGCCCCCGCCGGCCCGCCGATGTCTGAGAAGTCTGCGTTGAGAGGCAGGTCGGCCGCTTTGGTGTCCAATCCAGAGGGCGAGCATGTGCCCAAATAGCCCATGGCGGAGGATGCGGCTGCTCCTCCCATCAGCAGGTACACGGCCTTCATTGCCTGAGCGTTGTTGATGGTGCCGTGACGCAGGCAGCCTGTTGAGTGGCCCCCTGATTTGTAATACTTGGAACGTGGAGAGCTATTgcctatttggattggattggataactttattcatcccgtatccgggaaatttcgttgtcacagtagctatatatatatatatatatatatatatatatatatatatatatatatatatatatatatatatatatatatatatatatatatatatatatatatatatatatatatatacatacatacatatacacatacgtgtatatatatatatatatatatatatatatatacatacatacatatacacatacgtgtatatatatatatatacacatatacgtgtatctatatacacatgcacatatatatatatatatatatatatatatatatatatatatatatatatatatatatatatatatatatatatatatatatatatatggtaggtcttaacactcagccattttttttgttaaagagcctgacagctgatgggaggaaggatttgCGGAAGCGcaccttcctgcaatgagggtgccgcagtctattgctgaaagagctttggagggactccacagactcatgcagggggtgggaggtgctgtccatgatggacatcatcctggtcagcatcctccactctcccacttcctccacagagtccaaaggacagcccagaacagagctggccctcctgaccagcttattcagcccgttcctgtccctctccgtgctcccgcatccccaacagaccactgcataaagcactgtagatgccaccacactTTCACACGAGCGACATAACATGGCCTTGTACTTTGAAGTCATTGAGAAGGTTGCGAGTTTATGTTGTCTAACTTTAGATGAACAACCAATTACATGCATGAATATTCTGATATACGTTAATGTTAAGATTATCTGACTGACTAGCACTCATTATGTTTAATCAATAGCTGTCATTGACAGCTCGCAAACTACCAACTGGGAATCTAATAGCTATGCTAAGGCTCAGAAATAGAGTTAAAAATGACCTTTGTCCTTCGGGGAATCACTTAGAGGCCCCGGGGAAAAAACCTCTCCGTTGTTGATTGGTGGAGTGGCTGTATCTTCATTGCTGATCTGTTCCGCCGCAAATTCTTTCAGAGCATTGCAGAGAGGTGGAACTTGATGTCGCTTGCAAAGACCTACAGGTGACAAAACACTctgcagggaaaaaaatgcaattactaGACACTGAAACAGTGCACGATCATGCTTGCTTATAgattcatccatttttaataatatttgtcCTTGTTAAGGTTGTGAATCATTACACTTTTCATATTAGGACCATTAAATCCTCACATTTAAACTGGATCTCACCTGTTTGACCTTTTTCAGCACATTCAGCCATTGGCTGCAAAACAAAGAGGAAACATGATCTCAAATTCAAACAAGTATTCCCTGCACAAATGGTGTTAATACAATGAACAATGGCATCATCAACATCAAATGACACACAAATATGGAGTAAAATCATagaatataattatattttattttttcctgggGCTTTATGCAATAATAAAAGGGAGTTTAGTCACAGAAAACACTCTAGTATAGattattatgatttatttgattcAATCTTGATGCTAAGAAACTATGTTCAGGAGTCATACGGCTATGGCAGCTTTTCTGATagtttattgatcatttatagACATTAAGATttatctaaaatgtctttttgagcACCCTAATAGGAAAGATTGTCTTGtatcttttcattttatttacatttttttaaagactacgCAAACATTTCTACTAAAGGAGGTAATTTCTTTATTAAAATAAGCGTTCCAGAGTTGGACAACCCTGACaaattttaatgattaaaataatggctaagtatgcaaaaaaagtttaaaaatgggGAATATTGCCATTGTCTCTACTGACTAATATAGAAGAATTACGGATAAAAAATGGAGACTGCATGAATAGATTTGTTTAGTCCTTCAACAGTCACATATGACATCAATGTTAACTCATCCAATGAAAGAATATCTGTTGTAGTATAGTTagtaaaataacatttattattGTATATACAGCCAGTCCAGTTTGGACTGGGATAGAAGagtgccagtcaaaatggattggtcgacggcagccaatgagtgaaataTTGAAGGACAAACCTGCAATCAGCAGGGGTGTCGGTCAGAAGGAGAAGATATTTATATTGGGTCAAGATGAGAGCAAAGCAGCAATCTCGACTTCCTCCAGCGGGTAACTTTGGCAGGTCGAGGATCTCCTTGCCCTCCACGATAGCCTCACAGTCGCTATGCAAGAAAACCATCTGATCAGCCGGTGCTGAAGCATGGTGACACACAAGGAGGCTGCCTTCAGCTGTCAGGAGCAAGAACCTCTTCTTCCATTGTTTGAAGAGAAATCCACCTTCATAGGAGAGGTATAAATCATTCAAAGAAATCAGCATTACTTGTATCcatacaataaaatataaagtggaaaaaagaaaaaaaacattgacaaaaaaGTGGCTCAAACCTGAAAGAGTAACAACAGATCACTGGATTAATATTCTTAAATAGATTTTCATCATTTAGATTTCTTTTGCACTTATCAATTGcaagtggacatttttttctaaatgggcAGTTTGTGTTAAACTATGGAATGTATTTGATTATTGACTAGATTTCTTTGCTCCTCAGTGTGTTAGttgattttgtttgtgtgtaaaatGGAAAGGGAACAGAAAATTGTAGTTTTTCTATTGAATGTGAGAGGAGCAATTAtacatttgggggaaaaaatacgaTAGGTGCATTGTCTCAATAACGCATAGAAAACATTGGCATAGATGATGGGAACATGAGGTGCTGCTGGATTACAGCGTGAACACAATGTCAACAGATTAGAGGCGGTCAGATGTTCTGCGGATCAACGCACCACACCAATCAGCCCCCCAAAATAAGTGTGTGTCTCTATCAAAATCACACCCTCACATCTGGATACTCGTCACACATACAGGCAAAAACATATTGAGAAGTGCTTAATGAAATAACATAATTACGGGTCATGAAAACGTCCAGTCTAATCTACAGTGCACATGTCCATTACTGTGCACTATAAAAATAAAGCAACCCCTTCTCATTTtgctgaaaaaatgttttttttttaatgcaagttAAGTATAGAATCACCAAAGACCTATTACatgccacattaaaaaaatgtcacaatttGGACTCACCATACATTCTGAGTGTTCCTTGATGGATTCCGGAGACGTTCATGTTGACAGCAGTCGTGCTCGAATGACTGGCTCAAATACGACGGACAGGGCAGGGTGGGTGGAAATCACATGAGGCTCAATGTGAGGTTTAATGCCCTGCTTTAATCCTCATTTAGATGGGACGTTCCACCACTTCCGCATCAGAAGTGGTTGTAATAGCACGCACAAATCTTTATATTGCCGAGGGATGTTGGCATTAAGATTAAAGAGTTGCATCTCAATTGTAACAATTACTTCCAAATTTCAATGATCAAATGAAAGCCAATGGAGAGATTGTCAACGTATTTGTCTCAATACAAACTACAGTTATAAACCTTGCTCGATGAATTAGTCAAGGTGAGAATTCATGTAAAAGTAGATTGgagttttgcatttattttgccTTCGATTAAGCATTACAGTAGTTCCCAATGAAGTAGTTGGTGAGTGTGCATTTGTACAATGTTGTGATTATGTAATTACAGTTCTGTTTTGGGCTAAAGCGGCTAAAAACTCTAAACCTTCTTTAGCACATTTCTCATCCAACGCCGCTTGGATCGCAAACCACCCACTGAGACGTCTGCGTTGATGTCACCACAATTACGGTgagaaacaaaacatgaaaagtattatttatatttctagATAACTGTTTAGTGCAGATTAAAGACCACAGGAATTCAATCATGTCCGTTTGGCAAGAAGAATAATGCAATAAATACTAGAGCTACACAGAAAAACATGTAGTCAAACCAATAAATATATGAAGCTGATGACTTCTATAAATAATCATTTCTGTAAAGGCTTGATCTTAATTGCACGGATGTCTCATTTCTGTAAAGCTTGAACTTAAAAGCAGTATTTGTGCATCAAAACAATCCACAATAATACAAAACAGATCTAAAACGTCATCATATACTAAGACAGCTGGTCTTCATACTGCTTTCTGAAACAGTCTCCAGCAGGGAAGAAATCCCAGCAACGTTCTTGGTACATCTTCCATACATAAGACTCCTAATATAAGTAcagaaatgtaataaaacagAATTTAAACATAATAAAACACAGTGAAGATAGTCGGCAAAACCCCTGAAAATGATATAAAATTTTAAGGAGTAGCGCTCACCTGTCCAGTATGCTCGGTGTCATCTTTGTTGATAAGATACATTAAGAagaacctaaaaaaataattacacatCTTGTAGGCATTACGTGTCAAAATATGTACAACAAACACATCGACAAAGTATACCCACATATAATTGGCCAGGTTGTGTTCATCCAGCGTATGTGTCTCAAACCCATGTGGTGTTGTGTCAAAGTAATCACTCCCA
The nucleotide sequence above comes from Stigmatopora argus isolate UIUO_Sarg chromosome 22, RoL_Sarg_1.0, whole genome shotgun sequence. Encoded proteins:
- the LOC144068544 gene encoding uncharacterized protein LOC144068544 isoform X2; protein product: MNVSGIHQGTLRMYGGFLFKQWKKRFLLLTAEGSLLVCHHASAPADQMVFLHSDCEAIVEGKEILDLPKLPAGGSRDCCFALILTQYKYLLLLTDTPADCSQWLNVLKKVKQSVLSPVGLCKRHQVPPLCNALKEFAAEQISNEDTATPPINNGEVFSPGPLSDSPKDKGCLRHGTINNAQAMKAVYLLMGGAAASSAMGYLGTCSPSGLDTKAADLPLNADFSDIGGPAGAYHTDSPNITSPHFNNFDFEMADTDFNAFDCGGFTF
- the LOC144068544 gene encoding uncharacterized protein LOC144068544 isoform X1, producing MNVSGIHQGTLRMYGGFLFKQWKKRFLLLTAEGSLLVCHHASAPADQMVFLHSDCEAIVEGKEILDLPKLPAGGSRDCCFALILTQYKYLLLLTDTPADCSQWLNVLKKVKQSVLSPVGLCKRHQVPPLCNALKEFAAEQISNEDTATPPINNGEVFSPGPLSDSPKDKGNSSPRSKYYKSGGHSTGCLRHGTINNAQAMKAVYLLMGGAAASSAMGYLGTCSPSGLDTKAADLPLNADFSDIGGPAGAYHTDSPNITSPHFNNFDFEMADTDFNAFDCGGFTF